The Gadus macrocephalus chromosome 9, ASM3116895v1 genomic interval TAATTCCACAAGTAAAcaggaatataaaaaaaagtagacatcgtaGTAGTAGCTttttaattataaataaaaacactccAAGCTCCTTAAACCATTAAACTCCCACTGTATTTCGAAGGGCACTTTAAGTAAATTCCTTTGTTCCTTACTCACAGTTAGGATATATATGTAACACAAAAAGGATTTATTTACAAATGGGTCATCAAACAGGGAAATGTGCTTTACATTACATGACAAAAAATTGCATGTgtaaactacaaaatagcatCAACCAAGGAATGATTTTAGTtgcgtcatggaaaaaagcaaCGGTCACATATAACATACCCCCAAGAATGGTAGTTATAAATACCAGCTAATAGAACAGGTTTGATGGTGAGAATAGATGCATATTTGACAACAGTGTATGTAAACACAGGGAAGTGACTTAGGTAAGTGATAAGACTGAAAGTGACTTAGAACAGTCAGAGAAGCCTTCTGgcataaatatatatgaaaaCCACGTCCCCACTACCAACTATATCAACAACTTAAATCACACTTACCCTATTAGCATCGTACAATTAACAATAGCTTTATCATTTAAATTAAAACTTTGAAGAGGGCCTATAAAGAGAGTGAGGAAGCATATGTGCCTATACGGATATGAAGATGAGAGATGGGTGAACTGTCCCTTATTCTGGACTAGGTTTGTGTTTTGGACCACAGGTCTGTGGTCTAGTAGTGTCCTACGAGCTGGGGAGCCACTTGAGACACGGGCAGACCGAAGGCCGAGCTGATGAGGTCGTAGAGGCTGTCGTGGGAGATCTGTAGGCTGACGTTGGTGCTGTCCAGAGAGGACGCCCCCTCCGTCTGGGCCATCTCGTAGAAGTACCGGCATATCAGAGGAACCACCTgtcagcagggaggaggagggtcagTTTGGACTGTGCCTAGGGCTCCTTTACAGAGCACCTTTCCTAGTGCTCAGTTGTGAGGTCTGGTCTAAGGCGTAATGGTGGAATAACCAAAGCTGTTTACTCTGTTATGAAAGGCCCCATCGACTGCTGACGATCTGGGCCTATCGCAATCTTCAGTCTTTGTGGCCCATCACATTTGTTAAATGTGTCTATCGTGGCATGATCAATCAGGGTATGTGAACAACAGAGCTTGTCCTAAACAGGTTTGCTCCAGAAATAGCTTTCTTGTGGTAGGTCCACTGCAGTGGCAGAATCACTGGCACACTTCCTGTTTGGGATACACTGAAGGAATCCTGCATTCCCGAGGTCACTTGGCAGCGGATGAAGCTTCTTGCCAAGCGGCTTAATGAAACAATGGGTAAAACGGCACTCAAGGACAAACTGCAGAGTTAGGCGGGGGGCGGGAGGGATAACTGAAAGGCAGCCGATGTCTGTAGTATTGCAGTAGCACCTCTTTGTCTGAGAAGGCTAGTGAAAGCACGTTGAGTATCAAGGCTTTCCCCCTGCTGTGACTCAGATCCATGTCTGTCTTGCGGTTGGCAGATAGACGCTTACTGTGTTGTCTGACTTCCACTTTTCTTCAAAAGCTTGCCAGAGAAGTCTTTGGTTTTTAAACGGATTATGTGAGGCAGTAAGATTTACGACGTGGACCTATGTGGACCTGTGTCTGTGCTTCGGTCTGTGTCTTGCGCATTATGCAGAGTACCGATCAGTACCAGTCACCTGGTTAATGATGTCTAGATAGCTATGTTTGACCCTGAACCCGTGGTAGCTATTAATGGGGGTTGACTTGGCTTGGTTTCCTCCCAAGGTTTTTAAAGTAAGTAAGAGCTTATCGTTTTAACATCTCAACACTGTCTGTTGGACTCTCGGGATAAGGTttgacacacatatatatacatgacGTGTAAGTCATACATGTAAGTTTTGTTTACCTTAACAACAATGAGCTTTTTCTCCAGCGGTTTTCCATCAGGGAACTTCTCCCCAAAGCACATGTTGACGACATATTCCGGAGATCCCCTTCGGTTCTCCTTAAACTCTTTGAGTTCTGCAACAGAAAATCAGGGTTAGCTGAGctaactgtctaacccctacttgctcattgatgacctgtctctgtactgtctagccctaccggctcctttacaacctgtctctgtactgtctaacatcaacctggtccttaatgacctgtttctactgtctaacccctacctgctccttaatgacctgtctccatactgtctaacccctacctgcaccttaatgacctgtctccatactgtctaacccctacctgctccttaatgacctgtctccatactgtctaacccctacctgctccttaatgacctgtctccatactgtctaacctctacctgctccttaatgacctgtctccatactgtctaacctctacctgctccttaatgacctgtctccatactgtctaacccctacctgctccttaatgacctgtctccatactgtctaacctctacctgctccttaatgacctgtctccatactgtctaacctctacctgctccttaatgacctgtctccatactgtctaacctctacctgctccttaatgacctgtctccatactgtctaacccctacctgctccttaatgacctgtttctactgtctaacccctacctgctcctttatgagctgtctccatactgtctaacctctacctgctccttaatgacctgtctccatactgtctaacctctacctgctccttaatgacctgtctccatactgtctaacccctacctgctccttaatgacctgtttctactgtctaacccctacctgctccttaatgacctgtttctactgtctaacccctacctgctccttaatgacctgtttctactgtctaacctctacctgctccttaatgacctgtttctactgtctaacccctacctgctccttatttaATTTGAAGTCCCCATCAGTGGCTTGGGATAGAAGTGTTTGCTCAATAATAGTAAGAAGTAGGACCGCTCTTACCTTTAACGAACTTCTCGAAGCTGAGCAGCTCCACCAGGGTGTTCTGGGGCAGCTTCTGGGGGTCCGGGGAGGCCTGGCTGGGGTCGGCCGTGCTGGCGAACACGTGGCAGCGGTCCTGCCGACAGGCGTACAGCCCGCTCTCCCGcacctccagcagcaggccGCGCTGGATGCTGCTCAGGATGCGGTTGGTGAACTCCacctgggagagggggagagaggggagaggggagaggctgAGGGGCGGAGCCAACCCTGGGGAGTCGTGTGGATGGTCGCCTAGGAGACGGGTGTTGTCGTCTGGGGTAAGAGGATTGCGTTGCAGCTCGACGTGTAGCTCGAGGGAGTAGGgagtgtgtaagtgtttgtgtgtgtgttcgtttgtgtgtgtttgtgcgtctatGGACTGTGTATTTttggggactgtgtgtgtgcgtgcgtgcgtgcgtggagaGGACACCAGGCGTGACATCTCCTGCTAGTTTTGTTGAGTCGATGATCAAAGCAATGGTCGACCAATCGGCCTGCTTCGCTCAACAACAtcctcacacacatagacaggaTTTGCGCCGGAAAACATTTTGATTTTCCACCACACAGATTTGAACAACACACCAAGCAAGCACTGGTTGgcccgtgctgaaggagctgcacAAGACCACCATACACCGTGCACCAAACACCGGGTCAGGGTCTGGGTCGGTCTGGGTcggtctgggtctgggggggggggtgtctgggtctgggtctggggggggtctgggtctcGTGCACTGTACACCATGCACCACCGCGTGCCGTCTGCCCACCTGTTTGTGGTCCCGCAGGGTGTCGGTGGGGGGGAAGCAGATGGGCTGGGCCTGGAGCTCCGTGGCCTCGTTGCCGTAGTGCAGCTGGACACGGGGCCAGGACACCTGGGTCTTCAGCATCTCCACCTTCCGGTAGTGCACCGATATCTCCAGGTCAAAGAGGGAGGGCTGCAGGCCGGAGTCCAGCACCGGCGGCGGGTTGACTGGGGAGAGATGCACCGATACAGGATTAAGTACGATGGAGTCACAAAGACATATCACATGAAAGGCGTTCTTATACACGCAAAACACACATGAACGAGTCACAGCTTGATAGTCGTCCTTATTCCCAAGATAGTCTCGTACAGGACCCTTGATTCTGTCCAGTGATCTTGGAAACCCTTGTGGTTTGCAAATGAAATCAATGAACCATTTATATCATCCACACGTTTTTATCTCCATATGTTGCTTCAGAATCCATCGAAGCATCTGCAAACCAGTACAGGACGATTAGTCTCGTCACCATGCCGCCACCTCTCACGCCCCAGGTGGGCGTGGCCCCTCTTACACCccaggtgggcgtggcctccTCCCCAGGTGCTTCCTACAGGAGTTTGCGGTGTTGCAAGTGAAAGTGCTTAAAAAAGGAAATGGAAATCATCACGAGTTGCGGGTCGTCTACTGAAATTCCCCTTTTCCGGACCAGACTGGGGCTGAGCCCTGAGCTCCTCTAACTTTAAGGACACGGAAAAAATCCCTGAATCTCCAGAGGAGAAATCCTAAAGAAGCAACACAGAAGAGGGATCGCTTCTTCCAGGGAATGTGACAAGGGCACCCAAAGGTCAGAGTTTAACCACGGCAAGCtttgaaagacacacacactgctacgtTTGCATACCAAAGTCCATCTATCCACTCGGTTCTTTCCAGCGTAACataatgcataaaaaaaaggtAAAGTCATGGGGTCCATCGCTGGTGACCCTGTTATAAATACCGGGGTAGTACGCCTGCCGCTGTGGTTGGAGCTGTGGTTGGGTCTGCATGGCGTGCATCGTCTCCCCCGTCGCCTGCTGGTTTGTGGCGTACACCCCCAGCCCAATGGCGCTCTGCTGGCCGTAGCTTTCCGCCCACTGCTCGCCTACTGTCACACACAGCGTCACAGAACGCACGGTTACCGCAGCGGCAGCGGGCGCATTAGGAAGTGAGATCGGCCCACTGCGTAACAGTCAGAAAAAGAGAATGATGATATCATTGGGGTGCGACAGTGGCTCTGGAGGTCGAGCGGGTTGAcgggtaacctgaaggttgctagttcgatccccggctcgtcctagccgagtgtcgaggtgtccctgagcaaggcgcctaaccctgactgctcccgacgagctggttgGCTGTACTAGTAATGATGATAATCAGCATAACACTTTTGTGTCGTCCTCTGAGTTCTCCAATATATCGCTTTCAACGTCTGGAAGTTGTTATTCAGTAAGGGTTCTGTACAGGAGGAAACCGGGATTCTACCTGTTTGTTGACGGGGTTCATCCAGTAAATCCAAGGTCATGAGTTGTTCCAGGATATTCTGCTgtgaggagagaaagggaggaggttACTTATGTAGGACCGACGTCCGGTATAGCTGGCTTTATTACACCACGCAAAATGTCAATGGACATTTTAAAAGGCACTTTTCTGATGTGTGGCCACTCAAATGGTTTACAATGGGCCTCACAGTCacccatacatgcacacatcatCCACCCGCTACACACCTTCTTACAAACATTCATACATGCGTTCATACACCCATCTATAGAAACGTTCATACACCCAGTCATAGACACATTCATccacccattcatccatccacccattcaACCACCAATTCATCCACCTATTCAGCCACCCAATCATCCATTCATCCGCGTCGGTGTCGACCATGCGAGGGAACAGCCAACTggtcgtcgggagcagttatgACGAGGTGCCTTAATCAGGGGTACCTCAACACCTGctatacctcctgagccactgaTTGTGGGGTTAGCTCTGTCCCCTACCTCATGCCCAGGTGGGTAGCTCTCCGTCGGGGAACTGTAGATCACAGGTACCATGTCTTCCTCCGGGGGCGAAGGCTGGTCTACAGATGTCAAATGAAGATGGAAACACTGTTAACTCCTTTTGAGCATTACATTACAATTACTGCCTCCGTTTTGGAAGCACATAGCATTAGATGGTTAGGATGTTTGCGTTGGTcgtattatttttttgtgtcatGGTTTAGTGATTCAATCTTGGAATGATTTCTCATTTTGGGGAGATAATGTCACTGAGTTCCTCATGCCAGTCGATGCTATAGGTTGCGGTATATTGACGATGGTTTAGGATTTTACAGAAGCCTACTGCAACTCTCCTGAGTCCTCTCAATTTGATTGAGGCTCATGGTTCTCATGAAGTGCATGAATGCATGAGAACCGTgagactcaatcaaaacacaatgtTATCCACACTTTGTCTAGGAAAAAGAAATGATGGCAGCTCTAATTAACATACTTTATATCAATTAACTGACGCTATGCAACGTGGTGTGGGTGAAACAGTGAAAGCAATGAGGGGTCATCATACAGGCAGCCTCCCTATTGATGATCTCGTAGATCTTGTGCGGGTCGTCGGAGTTCTTGGAGTTGTCCTTGGTCATCCTGAAGCGTTTGTTGAGGTTCTTCAGAGCGCAGCGGAAGTTGGTCTTCCATTTGGCCTTGTCGTTTGGAAACTCGTGGATTTTACCACTGGCGACGGCCCATGCCTGCGTACAgaccaaacacatgcacaaacatacgcacacggacacgcacacgtacacacacgcacacgcacaaaccatGGACAACAGGGGAATGATGCAtcagcagagaaagacaggTGGCCCACTGGTGCAGAGGAGTGtagaaattatttaaaaaaaaacgttttgtaTAATGCGGAAAAGCAGCGACATACCCGAAATATTTTACAGTCCTCGTCGTTGCAGTCCTTTCGGGAGTTGTGTTTCCAGGGGACTCTGAATAGATTCGTGCTGATGTAGGACAAACCCGGATAGTTCCCAGTTTCCACTTGCTCGATTAGCCAGTTGGCGAACAGCGGCTTGTGACTGCTGCGGAGACGAGAGAAACTTCAGTCGCGTGAAATAGAGAGACAGTAAGAGAGAGGCTTTATGTGCGCGCGTCCGTGCGTGTGTACTGTATAcgcgtgtacgcgtgtgtgtgtttctgtacggctgtgtgtttatgtgtgtgggggaatgTGTACGTGtaagcgtgcgtgtgtatgcgcgcAGGTGTGAGTGTTCGCGCGCGCGTGTCTGTGTACGCgcccgcatgtgtgtgtgtgcgtgtgttagagagagagagaaaaagtcacaaagacagacagacagacagtaactACCTTTGCATGTTTGCAGTGTACCACGTTGTGTCGTCCCGGACGAAGTGAGCACTTCGCTCGGATGCGCTCTTATATAGAGGCGTGATATCACGCAAGGTGTCTCCCCTCCTTCAGTGGGAGGAGAGCAAATACCTACCAAAAGCACTTCCGCTGCTGGTGCCGGGGAAAACGAAAGTGAGACGACGAAACGAAACTTTCTATGGTTGCATCATCGGTGCAAACAGCAGAGGACGGTGATGT includes:
- the irf7 gene encoding interferon regulatory factor 7 isoform X1; protein product: MQSSHKPLFANWLIEQVETGNYPGLSYISTNLFRVPWKHNSRKDCNDEDCKIFRAWAVASGKIHEFPNDKAKWKTNFRCALKNLNKRFRMTKDNSKNSDDPHKIYEIINREAAYQPSPPEEDMVPVIYSSPTESYPPGHEQNILEQLMTLDLLDEPRQQTVGEQWAESYGQQSAIGLGVYATNQQATGETMHAMQTQPQLQPQRQAYYPVNPPPVLDSGLQPSLFDLEISVHYRKVEMLKTQVSWPRVQLHYGNEATELQAQPICFPPTDTLRDHKQVEFTNRILSSIQRGLLLEVRESGLYACRQDRCHVFASTADPSQASPDPQKLPQNTLVELLSFEKFVKELKEFKENRRGSPEYVVNMCFGEKFPDGKPLEKKLIVVKVVPLICRYFYEMAQTEGASSLDSTNVSLQISHDSLYDLISSAFGLPVSQVAPQLVGHY
- the irf7 gene encoding interferon regulatory factor 7 isoform X2, with protein sequence MQSSHKPLFANWLIEQVETGNYPGLSYISTNLFRVPWKHNSRKDCNDEDCKIFRAWAVASGKIHEFPNDKAKWKTNFRCALKNLNKRFRMTKDNSKNSDDPHKIYEIINREAAYQPSPPEEDMVPVIYSSPTESYPPGHENILEQLMTLDLLDEPRQQTVGEQWAESYGQQSAIGLGVYATNQQATGETMHAMQTQPQLQPQRQAYYPVNPPPVLDSGLQPSLFDLEISVHYRKVEMLKTQVSWPRVQLHYGNEATELQAQPICFPPTDTLRDHKQVEFTNRILSSIQRGLLLEVRESGLYACRQDRCHVFASTADPSQASPDPQKLPQNTLVELLSFEKFVKELKEFKENRRGSPEYVVNMCFGEKFPDGKPLEKKLIVVKVVPLICRYFYEMAQTEGASSLDSTNVSLQISHDSLYDLISSAFGLPVSQVAPQLVGHY